Part of the Zingiber officinale cultivar Zhangliang chromosome 8A, Zo_v1.1, whole genome shotgun sequence genome, ttggaaacatcttgatataaCATTTTCCtcatttgcaatggaaccacgtaatgtgagacttggactttctgcagatggatttcaaccatttggtcagtctggacagcaatattcatcttggccagttataataACACCTTACAACTTACCACCtggatgtgtatgaaagatgaatttatgttccttactgtCCTTATTCCAGGGCCAACTAATCCAAAAGAAAAGATTgatattttcttgcaacctctgattgccgagttgaatgaattatggaatgtagggtcactgacttatgatgttgcaagcaaaactaattttagattgcatgctgcattattatggacaattagtgattttccagcatactcaatgttgtcgggatggagcacggctggtaaattagcatgcccatactgcatgacagagtctgatgcattttcattaccctgCAGTGGGAagatatcttggtttgataatcatcgtaaatttttaccagttgatcaccctttcaggcggaataagaaaaatttcattaggaatgttgtagtcagaaaacttcCTCCAACAGTCAAGTCAGGTGAAGAAATCCTTGACCAAATAGACAACTATGGTTTTCTACCAGTAGCTGAgactaattctgatgagataaataaatacattgttaggcAGTGCAAGTgcggttggaagaaaaggagtattttttgggagctaccatattggaagtatctacttattcgacataatttagatgtaatgcacgttgagaaaaatttctttgataatatttttaacactgtgatgaatgtgcatggaaaaactaaagacactgcaaaatcacgtgaggaattaaaagaactagttagcagaccagagttgcatcaggatgaaacaaccaataaattcccaaaggcttgttatacattggacaaagacggtaaacaagttttatgtaattggttgaaagaaattaaatttccagatgggtatgcctcgaatatggctcgatgcgtggatatgaacaggttaaagatgtttggaatgaagagtcatgactgtcatgtattcatgcaaagacttattccaatagcttttcatgacttacttcctcaaaatgtttggcaagcactcacagaattgagtctatattttagagatttgactgcgaggtgtattatgatggatgatatgcttcgactagaaacagacattcctctcatactatgtAAGCTTGAACGTATTTTTCCACccagtttttttgattcaatggaacatctaccagtacatttaGCGTACGAGGCACGAATAGCTGGTCCTGTCCAgtatagatggatgtatccattcgaacggtttttaaggaaattaaagaataatgttcgtaacaaagctagagttgaggggtcaatctgtaatgcttatctggttgaagaagcatcctcattctgctcctattatttttctGATAATGTAAAAACCAGACATcgcaagtgtcctagaaattcAGATGATGCACAGCCTATAGACCCatctatgctttctattttcaagtttcctggCAAGCCAATGGGAgcatctgtttctagatggttaactccacaagaatatcatgctgcgaggacatacatactcttaaactgtgatgaagtcaaaccctacataaagtaagttgacttcttgaatcaaacatttatcaaaaaataagttgTTTCCCGATAgtgtatttttcttaaaattaccttatttttcagcttgtatgaacaacaactacaagtacaaaatccatcaattcgTGCAAGTGAGATAGCTGAAAAGTTGGAGAcggaatttgcattatggtttcaaatctatgtaagttagagcataattttaatttcttacatCCATATTAAATTATCAGAGGTTTATTTTATATTCTACTATTGTTATAGGTGTCCGATCGAAGAATATCTAATGTGCAAGATTCCAGGATAATCAATCTTGCATCTGGACCTCTCCGTAAGATAATAGTGTACTCTAGCTACTATGTTAATGGTTTTAAATTTCACGTAACACAACGGGATTCACGCAGACTAACTTTCAATTCCGGTGTTTGTGTGAAAGGATCTATCAACAACAATAattctgagtttgattattatgggAGACTTGAAGAAATCATAGAAGTTGAATATCCTGCTTTACCCATCAAAAGATGTGTGTTATTTAAATGTTCTTGGTATGATCCGACTCCAAGAAcagtaccagaatacatccaaactacaatttagttgaggtaaatgcaaacaaaagcttcaacaagtatgaacctttcatttttgcggTACAAGCGGGgcaggttttctatcttgaatatcccacgaagaggagaagagctagtgaatggttagCAGTTTGCCGAACAAAGCCACGCTCTACCATAGAAATGCCCAACTCTATCATGaaccaaaaccatgatgcatttcaagaTGATACAGTGGAGATATATTCAGTAGATTCTCAGATTCAAtcaacatctcaattacttgtagatgttaatgtacCTTATGAGGAAATAGATGATGAAGAAATATCCAGCAGCGAGGAACTTattgaactaacagagtctagtgAGGAGGATCTACAAAATGTTAACGATTAAAATTGTTATATCTTCATGTTAAGCattgttaagttaaattttagatCTAAATATTCATGGTTATATCACTTGTCTTACTCTATtagtcattattatttttttgataaaaaaatagtgTGCATGCGTATGTGTTATAATGTAATTCTACAGATATAGACATGTCTGACGCTGGTGGCCAGATTGTTCTACGGATTATCGGGGGTTGGTAAGTATTAGTGTTATTAGTCTTATTCACTGCATTTATTTTGTtaacatatttatttaattttatttgttaaatgcagTTTTACCCCAGATGGTCATAGAGTAGCTGCATACATCACCTCAAAATTTAAAGAGCGATTTAGTCCCGCTGGTACTACATGGAAGCGGGTAGACCCGGATATGAAGCAATTTTATTACGATGAGTTTTTGGTAAGTCATTTTAATTATcatgattttattatatttttataataatttgtgaACATATTATTGCAGAAAAGATATACTTGGGAGACAGAGCACGAGGCAGAATTTTATGCTACCTGGAACGCAGCTTGTGCCAAACTATACAAAGACATGTTATACAAAGCAAGACAAAAGGGAATAAAACCATCCTATGTACCTGAGAACATTTGGGATGCATGGAGAGCCATTTGGGCTGCAGACAGATGGCAGGAAAATGCAATGATAGCTCGAGCCAATAGAAGGAGTGAGTTGGCTGGCCCTAGTACCGGAGCGACAAAACATACCGCTGGATCCCGATCGATCGTCGAGCATGCCTTAGACTTGGTGagttagtaattttaaaattctataagaGTTTTGTACCTAGAACATACCACTGGAAATATTTACATCTTTTAATATTCAGGAACATGATCTACAGCGACCTCCTACTTGTTGGGAGATATTTACGAAGACACACAAGTCAAAAGATGGCAACTTTATAGATCGTCGATCGTCGGCATTAGACGTAAGAATCTATACTTGAATATATTTAACTATTAACAATGATTATCTATCATTTCAGTAAATatctgataatattttttttatgcaaATAGGAGGAAATTGCGGCTAGGGTGGCACAGGCGTCTCAGCCTAGTTTAGAGGGAGGTGAGGAGCAGATTTTATCTACTGACcagataaatgaaatttattatgatgtggttGGTGGAAGGAAAAAGACCTCTACCCTCTATGGTCTTGGGGCCCAGGCGAGAGTTGTATATGATCAGGCGATGACTCCTAGGGCCAGGGGTCGTCCCAGCACATCATCGAGTGCATCCGAATCATCTGCTAGAGTAGACGTCTTAGAGCAAGAAAACGCAGATTTGAAGACTCGTCTCTCAAACTTGGAGGCAGATTTTCGAGCAGAGCGACAATCCCGATTGGATCTTGAGAAAATTGGGTGAGATATGCAAGCCTTCTTGGATCAAATGAGTGCAACGCCACATCGTTTTGCCTCTCAGGAGACTCAAGACCCTAATAATCCCCCTGATCCGTAGATTGCCATAGGTATCTTGATgtttaactttttaatttttttttgttcactAATGAAACTATGTCTAACATTGTATTATATCTTTTCAGGAACATTGATATCTATACGACACCATCATCGTATATCCAAACTAGCACTCAAGTAtgtaaaataaattcataatattaaatttaatatgttaCACATaattgtgtactagtttattctTTGTTTTATTATTAATCTATCGTATTAACATTTTTGCAGGATTGATTACTACTCGCTAGCTTAGGATTGGATTTTCTTTGCTAGAAGGTGTTgtattatgttttttaatttcaGATGTTGTAGTACTATACAATCAGGTGTTTATGGTTAGAGATGTTTGGATAATTATCTTTGTTTTTTAATTGgatatttagttttagttttgtgtttgtattattattattggagATGTTGTAAGAATGTAGTGTGCTTGGATTGGATACTTGGTTTGATATTTGCATtcatatattattttgtattgtcATTGTCTAATTGTGTATGTATTGTGTTATTTGGAAACCATTGTATGTGATGGTCTAGATTGATATGAAATGTAAACAAGGATAATTGTAGAAATCAAATTGTGCTGCTAAAATTTCCAggtattagagacggaatattaaaattccgtctctaattagagacggaaatttaatattccgtctctaatttcacTTTGGAATTTACTGTTATAACGATACCTTACGACGGAATTATAATTTTCCGTCGCTGAGTGACCTGAATTTGTCTGAAATGACGATAACTTGCGACGGAACATAACaaatccgtctctaattagagacggaatattaaacatccgtctctaattagagacggaatattaaacatccgtctctaattagagacggaattttaatattccgtctctaattagagacggaccATTAaacttccgtctctaattagagacggaattttaatattccgtctctaattagagacagaAACTAGAGATCGGATTCTATGGTTAGCGACTGATTATTAAATTCTCGTCGCTATattttagagacggaatatatattccgtctctaattagcgaCGGAATTTAAAAATCCGTCTCTAAATACGGTCAGCGACAAAACTCGTGTCGACGCAGTTATTCAGTCGCTAATCAGTCGCTAATCTAGTTTAGCGACGGAATAGAGACggaaaattccgtctctaatgctgattttttttgtagtgatcagTGCACTGCAATGTATTTTTCTTCTAGTGAAAAGTGAATCTAAAAACGTTGgacataaaaattttaaaaaagtaaataagtttgaattgataatttaataacatctaaacgaattaaGTTTAAATCAAACTTCAACCAacctcaataaaaaaaaatactaagttaaatttaaatattaatatttattttaagctTGACTCGCTATTaatttatcttatcaaataaatttatacACTCATTTACTGTCCTTCACCCTATCCACGGCATACCAATCATTCATCAAATTGCATACTAATTCTTCTTCGTCACCTCAAAACTGCGTAAATGAAGGATTTGCCATCAAACTAACGGAATCCCTCTCCTCCCGGACTGATTCCGCTGGGCTAATTAAATACACACTAAACCAAATCTTTTTCCAAAGGAAACACCTTTGTTTTTTTCTCCGCTTCAAGGAGCACTTATAATCATATTTcaatcaaaaagaaaaataaaaaattccctTGAAATACGCAAAAGCTAGTGATCAGGTTGCACACACATGCACTTCACATCAGCAGCAACCGATCGACGACCATTCAAcaagatatattttaaataaagtaTAACTAGTGCCATAATCCTGTAATATTGTGAATTCCAGTATATATGTCATCATCTTCCTCTACTTTTATGTTCGAATATACAATTTAATGTCCATGGCCGCCCTATCCGCTACTAGTAAAGCAAAATAAAGCTCAAAGTTGTGCTCCTCTCTACCCCCACCCTTCCTCCTTCACACACATGCACTTTCACTTTTGTGAAAACCTACAGCTATCAACTTTCTTGTGCACTAGCATGGACCACTATCCCTCCTCCATGATCTTCACATGCAGCCATGGCTGTGAATTGGAGCTGTCAATTCCCAGATTTTGTGTGACAAGAGTTAAGGTGGAATGCATATCCTCGTGGGCTTTATCTAGTCACTAAAAAGCAGAGTAGATTGTGCAGCAGTGACGTGGGAGTCAATGAACAGGGAAGAAAAGTGGGGAGGAATCTCTTTGGATTTTGCCTTTCCACACCTTCACTTTGCTCATCTTCTCTTCACACCATTGCAGCTGTTCTTGGCTGATCTCAGGCATCCTCAGAACTCTGGACACAATCTTCATGTCGATCAAGGCCATGAGGACATCCATCACTTGTTTCCCCTTAATTACCCTCTGCCTTTTCAAGCATCCTCTTGCCCTCAGTGTATCTTTAAGCGTCATCTTGCTCTGAAAGTATGTATTGATTGAATCATCGATCAGAACCCTTACAAGCAAttgttaataaattaaaggacTAATGACTCACTTTCTCGTTGGCTTTCTTGAGAAAATGAAGTCGATTTGGATCCACTGAACTGGTTTTCTTCCTGATAAGGGCCTTCAGCATTTGACAAGGAGTCTCCTTGTCTGCCTTGAGGAAGATCATGAAGGTTCGGATCGAGTCTTCGAGAATTGCCAGGAGCTCGGCCGACGAAACCATTTCCTCTTTACCTAATTCATCTGCTTCCGGATCTGTGATAACCAgggaaaaaaaacacaaaattaGCACTTGCAATTATGAACACAAAGCTAGCAGTTGCAAGTTCTGAATTGTAGTTGGTACCTCTGAATTCAGGAACTTGGAGAAATTTTGGCGAAAAGTTCCTCGTTCGAGCGAATACTTCAGGCCTACGACCGCGCTCGTAGGGCTCATTTTCGATGAATCGTTGCAAGAGGACCTGAAACTGCTGGAATTGCTCAGCTATCCATTCAGTGCAACAGGATTTTTTATCACTGTCTGATGATCCTTGGGCGTGCTTTTGCCTGAAGTAGTTGTAGTTCCAACTGAGGGCCTCCCAAGCTAAGCAAATCTGAGGCACGTAAACGCACTCCAACTCTTGATAAGGCCTTTGGCGACTTCCCTTCTTCTCCTTGTTTAGTTTGTGAACTATTCTCTGCGAGATCGATCTCGGTTGGCATTTTAAGGACCTAAACGTTTCTGAACATTTACAGAGTCCTAAGCATTCGTATTCAGTTCATCTACCTGAAGAAACTGGAGTACGAACTTAGCTAGCTACCTGTTTCAGTGAGTTTCTGCGCGCAGATTCGATCGAAGAACATCATCTCCTCATCGTACTTGCGGAAGAATGTGTAATTCTCCCAGTGGGATGAACTCCTGCGCGAGGAAGACGACAAAGGGCACTCGGTCACTGAATCGCTGAAGATAGCAGAGCTTCTCCATTCCATGGAACTCTTTGAAGTAGATTCACTTGTAAGAGAAGCACCAAAAGTCTTTTCTTCGAGCTTAAATTTTTTGCTATCGAACTGAACTGCCGCCACTTTATGTAATAAAGAATCTCCAATTTCAACAGCATTTGCATCTTTACAAACAAAAAATTAGAAGATTAATTAGTTAGCATTCAAGACTGTATTTCTGCTTAAGGTAGCAGCTATAGTTCCATGTAGCTAGGCGTGCCTTTAACTTCACCGTGGCACTCCACTCCACGATCTTCACGATCAACAGGAGAGGATTCAAGCGGGGGTTCTTGATCCATAAAGCTTTCATGATCACCAACTTCTTTGAACTGCTCGTTGAACAAGCTTTCTTCCCTAGTGCTAAATACGTCGGAAGCATTGATCTCTTCGTTTCGGGAGTAGGATTCGTGGATTTCTAGTTCATCTTCTTCAGCAACAAGATGAGTGCATCTGCAACTGCCATATTTAATTAGTATGTGAATTAACAAGAAAAAGAGAATGAGATTGATTAAAATATGCACATTTGGTGGTGGTTTGGGGACTTGGCAAGGAGATGGATGAAGAGCTTGGCGAGGAGGAAGGAGACGAAGTGGAGGAGGGTGAGGAAGGTGGAGGCATGGTGGAGAAACATCACCCTGATGCAGGTTTGTCCATTGCAACTGCGAACATGAACTGGGAGGATGAGGTTGATGTTATATGCATGCATCTAAGAGGCAGGTGACTTTATGACTCAAATTGAATCACAGGGGTGACTTTATGCCTCCAATTGAATCACATTATTTTTAACGGTAATGTTCATGTAAAATTTCAACTTTATCGTTAGGacctataaaaaaatatttattttaattctctaATCTATATGAATTCGCTTAATTTATTATCAATGCACAATCTTATATAATTATACGTGTTTCTATCtaaaaatatagaagatgataaaCTGAGATATGACTTGAAGGTTGACGTGGTTCACATGGTCTTATAATACAAGAGGCATTAGTATCAGATCGGTAAGGGGTTCCCTATATTGACCTTTCAACGTTCAAGTCAATTTCTAATGAAGTAGAGAATAATGAGAATAATGTAACAAAGAGCGTGTAGAATCATAAAGTTACGCATATCTCTATATGTAGATGGGAACCCTTCTTTATAGTGTAACTGTAGTGTCTGCGCACGTATCTCAAAAGGGGCGCACCTTTTCCAAAGCGTCTTAGGAAAAGACAAGTTAAAAAGTGTCTCTGATACTTTTCCTTAAACAAACATGCAAATTTCTGATGTGACAAACTGGAAGCTTTTGTCATACGATTTGTCTGCGGAACATGCTCTATTGTTAGTAGCACAAAACTCCAAAAGAGTATGAGGAGATATGCAGGTGGATTCCGCTATAGGCAGGCTTGTGTCTGCTTGGTTGGGATGCCCTCGCTCGGTCGTGCTGAACAGAACAATCTTCCTTCACTTAGCTTTTCCCTTGTTGGAGGGCTACCTCTCATTCGGGCGGACACATCACCCGCTCGGCTAGAACGGTGGCTTGGGGATGCACTACTTGTTTGTCTCTTAGTCTTGGGCTATCCGCCTGGCCCTACTCGTCCCCTCGGGCATGTCGTCTGTCTGACCGGGTCTGGCTCGCtcaacctgttggttgctactcggaatatcgtactggttcccctgtacaaaaattttgtacaagtctcaaacctttcctaacaacctattgtgttctttagaaattaaatttagaatcgcaaacagaacttaacattattgattccaaattcaacttatctgttcttataggtttagacttggatcgcaaacaatgcttaacattattaatccaaatccaaccatgttacaaagttaattaaatatttatttcagagatcggcttccaggttaaacatggcgaggcactaggccttcttgggtatgagatcatccaccacttcctagacaaaacctttcaacgaaattcaatatttaatctccttatagtaaccctaggtttaactattaagaacaatcgaatcacaagatcgaaaaacaaaagaaacacaaaatctaaACATAAATTCATTGCCTAGAATggttagtctcttgtgtttggtaattcaaaatccatataaagaaaactagcatgatgcggaataagacaactagttatacctttctttgtagctaaaaacctcttgatcttctattgtattcctcacctcctcttggacgtcgtgtgggcgacgatctaccaagatgaattccaccgagaccacttcttcttctccaagactcttgagccatcaagggataccaaaataggatattttcttctcttcttcttcctctccaagcaaccagccaccaagaTGATGAAGCTTGAAGAACTGCCGgcctcaaaggaagaaaacaaaagagaagagcatggaagagatttggcCACCAAGGAATCGAGGTTTGTGTGCCGCCGACCCTTAAAGAAACAATAAGGGTGCCGGCCAAACaatgaagagaggagaaagcctaggttgtgttatctcatgaggcaccctctccatctcttttataatccttgatcttggcaaaaaatgaaagtttaattaaaacttccttttcttcttcctataGCCGACCACATCATGGAgtctaaaaaagaaaaattttacaacaaaaaattaaagcttccttttaaaccatgatgtctacaaaaaggaaagttttaaacataattaaaacttccttatttgtggtctccctttaaaagaggaaattttaataacaattaaaatctctctttttaaatttcctattacacatgacaataaaggaaagttttaaaaattaatttatctcttttaaaatatgtaaacaactacaaaaaaggaaagattaattaaaacttctctttttaaatcatggttacaaaaaatgagagttttatcaaaaattaaaatctttcttttaaacattatagataactacaaataaggaaagattttaacaaaattaaaatctctctttaatcttttgtagatagctataaaaggaaagattttaaaatataaaactctccttttaaaaccatgaagatgactataaaaggaaattttaaaaataaaatttctcttttaaatccctttcatgaatggctacaaagggaaagattttaataaaaataaaatctccctttaatcctatgtggtcagccccatgcttggacaccaaacaTGGTTTGGCCGACCACTACTTGAGCTCCAAGcctatgcttggccgacccccttgctccaaacaaggttgtgtccgacccattacttggacaTGCCATCCGTCTGACCGGGTCTGGCTCGCTCACCCAACCTTAATGCCTTCAATtgctttgacctccacgtcagccGATCTTCCTTGCTTTGACCTATCTTTGGCGAGGCTCCTCTTCCTTAccgtatcacaagtcttcccctcaaatctagtcgaaggggGATGTAAATCTGACTGACTAGACAGTTAGTATGTTCTGGAACTCTTTCTTCCCGACCAGGTTGTTCTAGGatttaaagtcgtcgctcgactattaTAGTTGTTGTTCTTTCTGCTCGTTCTGGTGTCCCGGAGTTTAAAGCCACCGTTCGGCTATGTCATTGAGTTATTTTGCCAAGAAGTTAATTTGCCTTCGACAGGCCGTGTTGGGATTTAGAGTCGCCGCTTGGTTATAATATTTACTGgcacaagggtttatagttgttGCTCGGCCATGATGTTCATTGCAccagagtttatagtcgccgctcaactgtGATGTTCATGAACTAAAGTTTATAGCCGCCGCTTGGCTGTGATGTTAGTATGCTAAGGTTTAGAGCCACCGCTTGGCTTTATCGTGGACCACACTTAGTCATTTTTTAACTTCCTTCTCATCTTCGCTTCACCCACTCCATACTCCGAGGTTGATGTCGATCGGTCTTGTTGTGGACAACACTTAACCTTTTTCTACTTCTTTCTGCTTTCTATCCTGGGTGGCCTTCTTCATTTAACGGCTGTTAACACCGCCTGATTTCTTGAAAACTGTTCAAATCCTTCAATTGAATATCATGTGTCGCCTTTTCTTGCTGTCGCATGCAGGATGTGACAGGCTGCTGTTTAGGTCTGATGTGACGATTACCTTTTTGAATTCAATGGTCTCAATGAAACCTCGTTTTACAAAGCCCTTGATTGGGCGGTTCTGGTCAATCGTCTACAGGATTTTTAACCTTTAACTTTTTTCCTTTACCCTATTGCATTCCTCGTCCTCGTCTCCTTGCTCTCCTTTCTCTATACGCCGCCGGCGATCTCTTCTTTTCCAATAAGTCCCTTCTCCTTTTTTCCTTTCAATCTTCAATTTCTATCCTCTGTTCCATAGCGTGCTCTCCTTCCCCACCCCTGGCAGTTCCCGGGCTATGGTATACCTCCACCGAGTCTAAATTTAATAGTAACGAGGTCGACCAAATGAAACTAACCTATCATTTTTCCCGATGATTATCAAATCGTCATTCCTTCTGCTTATAATCGCCCTCATACGCCTCCCGATAGTCTTCTCCCCTTCTTCAGAGACTAATTTTTTGCCAGCCTACGCTTTCCCATCCATCCCTATTTCTTGGAAGTTTGTAGATCTTTTAACATTCAACTGCATCAATTAGTACCTAATTTCTTTAGACTGCTATATGGGGTTATCATATTATTTTGTCTATATGGGATTCCCCTAGTACCTCGCGtgtttcattacttttactatcgGAAGCTATCCGAGCTAGGCACCTTCTTTTTTCAAGCCTGAGTAGGCTGTATACTTTGACAAAATGCCCACCTCAAATAAGTACTAAAAAGAGCATTACTTCTATATTCGTTTCCCCGATTGACCCACCTTTCCAATCGGCTAGCAGATAGAATTGTCGAAGCCTCCTCCATTTGGGCGATATCAAGGCCAGTTGGCTTACCTCCAAGTAGCCGCGAGTTTGGCCAGTCATAAGTACCATATACACATGCTACTCTTGGAAGAAATCTTATATGTGTTTGGGTTAAGCCCTATCCGAACACGGCTGCCCGTCCCTCTAGGTACACCATTTTTCTTCATTTAgtctttgaatctaactaatttctctctcttttttacaGATCAAATTATGAACAGGGTGTTGCTGAGCGGCAAGTGCAAGCTGTCCGATGCTAATATCAATGT contains:
- the LOC122010276 gene encoding uncharacterized protein LOC122010276, with the protein product MHAYNINLILPVHVRSCNGQTCIRVMFLHHASTFLTLLHFVSFLLAKLFIHLLAKSPNHHQICRCTHLVAEEDELEIHESYSRNEEINASDVFSTREESLFNEQFKEVGDHESFMDQEPPLESSPVDREDRGVECHGEVKDANAVEIGDSLLHKVAAVQFDSKKFKLEEKTFGASLTSESTSKSSMEWRSSAIFSDSVTECPLSSSSRRSSSHWENYTFFRKYDEEMMFFDRICAQKLTETETFRSLKCQPRSISQRIVHKLNKEKKGSRQRPYQELECVYVPQICLAWEALSWNYNYFRQKHAQGSSDSDKKSCCTEWIAEQFQQFQVLLQRFIENEPYERGRRPEVFARTRNFSPKFLQVPEFRDPEADELGKEEMVSSAELLAILEDSIRTFMIFLKADKETPCQMLKALIRKKTSSVDPNRLHFLKKANEKSKMTLKDTLRARGCLKRQRVIKGKQVMDVLMALIDMKIVSRVLRMPEISQEQLQWCEEKMSKVKVWKGKIQRDSSPLFFPVH